In one window of Corynebacterium mycetoides DNA:
- a CDS encoding Na+/H+ antiporter subunit E — MKDFLTWPFRILGFWAWYAKEFAVANVAVIKDVVTVGNDATPSIVRLECLSFTEGFYTLLASLITITPGTLVVGAGDTTSKGVRVMYVHALYYTDMDELRADLREMEERMLKGLMLRPKLNKEATL; from the coding sequence ATGAAAGATTTTCTAACGTGGCCGTTTAGGATCCTCGGGTTCTGGGCCTGGTACGCAAAAGAGTTCGCAGTGGCGAATGTTGCGGTGATTAAGGACGTGGTCACCGTAGGCAACGACGCGACGCCCTCCATCGTGAGGCTTGAGTGCTTAAGCTTCACGGAAGGGTTCTACACCCTGCTGGCGTCGCTGATCACGATCACACCCGGCACGCTCGTAGTGGGCGCCGGCGACACAACAAGCAAGGGGGTGCGCGTGATGTATGTTCATGCGTTGTACTACACCGACATGGATGAACTGCGCGCGGACCTTCGCGAAATGGAGGAGCGCATGCTCAAGGGCCTGATGCTTCGCCCCAAGCTGAACAAGGAGGCCACGTTGTGA
- a CDS encoding monovalent cation/H+ antiporter complex subunit F, which translates to MIAVEIAIVIFGLCAMPAGYRMLVGPSRADRATAADLMVFLLIGMVALIGFRNSSGYTLDIVLVAALVAFLSTVSYARVLLRGDR; encoded by the coding sequence GTGATAGCGGTTGAAATTGCGATCGTGATTTTCGGGTTGTGCGCCATGCCAGCCGGCTACAGGATGCTCGTCGGCCCGTCACGGGCGGATCGGGCGACGGCAGCGGACTTAATGGTGTTCTTGCTCATCGGCATGGTTGCCTTGATTGGTTTCCGCAACAGCTCCGGCTACACCCTCGACATTGTCCTGGTTGCGGCGCTCGTGGCATTTTTGTCTACGGTGTCGTACGCTCGCGTGCTGCTGCGGGGTGATCGCTGA
- a CDS encoding cation:proton antiporter: MDIMDVIGDVLVIFGALNFAICAMGLITFYDFYARVSAVGTAAGFGISFVVLGVWFKDPSLAGFFVALVAILLLLGTSALGSMFIARSAALRGTQMTRPVADELGVLTPEQFEARMSGRDAPVEER; the protein is encoded by the coding sequence ATGGACATCATGGACGTCATTGGTGATGTGTTGGTCATCTTCGGGGCACTCAACTTCGCGATTTGCGCCATGGGTTTGATCACTTTCTATGATTTCTATGCGCGCGTCTCGGCTGTGGGCACCGCGGCCGGGTTCGGAATTTCCTTCGTCGTTCTCGGTGTGTGGTTCAAGGATCCTTCGCTGGCGGGCTTTTTCGTCGCGCTCGTTGCGATTCTGTTGCTGCTGGGAACGTCCGCGCTGGGGTCGATGTTTATCGCGAGGTCCGCGGCGTTGCGGGGAACGCAGATGACCCGACCTGTGGCCGATGAACTGGGCGTTCTTACCCCGGAGCAGTTTGAAGCGCGCATGAGCGGGCGCGATGCGCCGGTGGAGGAGCGCTAG
- a CDS encoding bile acid:sodium symporter family protein produces the protein MIEIGLPIALFVIMIGIGLSLTSADFAFHARRPRASVVGLIGQLTLPPLMALGIAWAFGLAPLMALGVVLVAAAPGGATSNLATYLARGSVALLIGVILTPVAIGMVLRAKQPQLAEKIERFVGMVGVIVLVLLIAGAPVAGLLNVCLILIGGLVGWLGRLDVKDQLAITFITASATPRSPWCWRLR, from the coding sequence TTGATCGAAATCGGCTTGCCGATCGCCCTGTTCGTCATCATGATCGGCATTGGCCTGAGCCTGACCAGCGCCGATTTTGCTTTCCACGCGCGGCGCCCGAGGGCGTCGGTAGTCGGGCTCATCGGACAGCTCACGTTGCCTCCGTTGATGGCCCTCGGCATCGCGTGGGCGTTTGGACTAGCCCCGCTCATGGCGCTTGGGGTAGTGCTTGTGGCTGCTGCCCCCGGGGGAGCGACGTCGAACCTCGCGACCTACCTGGCGCGCGGCTCGGTCGCGCTGCTCATCGGCGTGATCCTCACCCCGGTGGCCATCGGCATGGTGCTGCGCGCGAAGCAGCCGCAGCTGGCAGAGAAGATCGAGCGTTTCGTCGGCATGGTCGGCGTGATTGTGCTGGTGCTGCTCATCGCTGGAGCCCCAGTCGCTGGCCTGCTCAACGTCTGCCTCATCCTCATCGGTGGGCTCGTCGGCTGGCTCGGCAGGCTGGACGTGAAAGACCAGCTTGCGATCACATTTATTACAGCATCCGCAACACCACGCTCGCCATGGTGCTGGCGTTTACGGTGA